The nucleotide sequence AGCCCCCACGCTCCAGAATGGTATGACGGGTACGGCAGCGCGATCACCACTTTTTCTTTTGGGTATGGATTGTATCCAAACTTGTTCATACCTTGATCGGTCTTTGCCATCGCCTGGTTGAGCGCGCTCAACTGCTCATTTTGGGCGAACAGATTGTTGAGATAGCTCAGCCACGCCTGCTGGTTCTGCGCGAGCGTGTACGGAAGGAAGAGCACCGTGTCAAACAGCCGCCCGCCGATCTGACCGTTTTGCAGCAGGTACGATGTGACAGGCAGGAAATCTTTCGCCGTCCACGTTCCCATCTGGCCATAGCTTCCGCTGTACGCGAGCATCATGTTGCGAATCCCCGCAGAGCGCGGATCAAAAATGGTCATCATCTGGGTAAACGGCTTCGGCACTTGCGGAAGATTCGGCAGCGATTGCGACGTGGGGACGGAGAAGTCACTCCCCCAGATCCCGAGATTGCGTGTGAACACCCAATTGGTCACGGGGAACACGATGCGAAACTCACTCGCCTGCAAGTCATGCGTCTGCACGGCGAACCACTGCGTCGAGTTGCCGCTCGCACTCTGTGGAATCTTGGTCGGCACGGAGCCGAGCATGTACCACTTGCCGTATAGATTGACCTCGAAGTCGACGTGGGACGGGTAGAAAATGCCCGCTTTCGGATCTTGTTCCATCTGGATCGACAGGCCATTGATCGTATGCAGATAATAGAGGTTCACCGTGATCGTGCGGCCCTCTTGATTGAGAAAGCCGTGCCAGTGCGGATTGCCAAGCAGCTTCGCGTCGTAGCGTTTCTCAAGCTTCTGAAACTGTGCGTCGGCCGGGCCGTTTGACGTCCAGGACACGGAGCCAACGTGCGCGAAATTGACGAGTGGCGCCGCACCCGTGGCGGAGTCCTGTGCACCTGGGAGAAGCGGCGCGCCTGTGACCGGATTGACGGGCGTGGACGGTGTGGGTGTCACCGGGCTTGTGCTCGTTTGCGCGGGTGTCGAAGTCGACGGCGCGGGTGCACTCGTCTGCGTTGTCGACGGCACAGTCGTCTGCGTACTCGACGGCGGCGGTGCAGAGGTAGACGTCCCTGTGCCGCTGCTCGATGTCCCCCCACTGCCAGACGAGGTTGTCGTCCCTGTCGGCGCGATCGTCGGGGCTGGCGCGCCTGTGGCCGTTCCGTAGGTGGCGGACGTCACAGAGGGAGAAGACGCAGAGGAATTGGCAAACGCGTTTTGCGATTGCATGGAGACGAGCGGGAGCGCGGATGCGAGCGAAAGCGCGATGGACAGTGATGTAACCGTACGTTTATTTCGATGCATGAAATATCCTCCGTGTTTATGCTTTGGTTGAACATACCAAAAGGGAACACTACGCTTATGAAAAGACGATGAAAATCCTCAGTAGGTTTCAAGGCTTAGAAAATTTTAATCTTTTTTAAAGCTTCCAGGTTTAGGATAAACTTGCAGGATCAGGATGGGTTTGCAGGTATAGGAAGGGATTTATCACGCAGCCGCGCAAGTTCGCAGTTGCGTGATGAGGGGAAGGAAAGCGCAGATGCCAAACGCCAAACGAAAACTCATACTCATTCTCGGGATGCACCGCAGCGGGACGTCGGTGCTCACCCACATGATTCACAGACTCGGCGTGCCCCTCGGCGTGACACTGCGCGCGACACCCGACAACCCGGACGGCTACTTTGAGAATGAGAACCTGGTGATCGTGCAGGAGAGTCTTTTGCACGCGCTTGGGCGCACCTGGCACAGCACGGAACCCATGCCGGACGCGTGGCGGGAGACAGACATAGCGAACGAAGCCCTGGAGATCATGACAAAGCTCGTCGCGTATGAGTTTCAAAACACCGACGTGTTCGCCTTCAAAGATCCGCGCACATGCCTGCTGCTGCCGCTGTGGGCGCATCTGATTGAGTCGCTCGATCTCGACGCGCGCTACGTCGTCATGACCCGCAACCCCCACGAAGTCGCCGCATCCCTCGCCGCGCGCGACGGATTCACACAGGAGAAATCCCTCGCCCTCTGGCAGTTACACATGAACGCGATCCACGCTCACCTCGCCCTTGTCTGGCAAACGCGCGCCGATCAAGGTAAGACCGCTCAGAGCGAGGCCACGGTCATTGCGTATGACGCATTGCTCGACGATCCGCTGCGTACCTTGCATAAGCTATCTGTTGCACTCGAACTCTCCCCTGCGAGCGAAGAACAGTTGAGAAGCGCCGCCAGCGTTGTAAAGAGGGACATGCGGCATCACACGATTGCGAAATAGATAAACCACTTATCTTTCAGTTTTTATCCGCGACACCGAGGTAGCGCTTAAGCGCATCCTGAAGCAGATGAGAGAAATTCACATGCTGATCGACCGCTAGGTCATCCAACCACTTCGGGATGGTCAATGTTTTCTTGACGGCCTTCTTCTCTATTTCGTCCCGAAAAGGTGGCATCCATGCTTCAACGAGCACGATCGCCTGATTCTCGGCAACTTGCAGCTTGTTAATGGGTGTTGCTTCCGGAATTGCATCGCAATCTTGTTCCATTCCGTACAGGTGGAGTGCCATCGCTTCGCGCGCATTTTTCATTGCATCCTCCGTGCTCTGTGCGCATGGCAAACAGCCGGGGAGATCTGGAAACCGGATGGAAATACCATCATCTGCATAATCAAAAATGGCTGGATACACGTAGCGGTCTTTCGTCACGCGTTATCATCTCCTATGCACTTTCTGCCGGACTGCGCGTATTCGATGGTATTGAAAGTCTTATTGAGGTATGGGCAATTTCGCCTGCTTAAATAGGCTTCGAACCGTCCCGAGAGGTACATCTTTCACAGGATGAGTGATGGTAACTTTTCCGGGTTTTGTTGGATGTTTGTACTGGTGGTGGTCGCCAACTGCTCTGACGAAATACCATCCGTCCGCTTCGATGATCTTTATAAGCTCTCTGGACGAATAGCTTTTCATCGTCTCCATCGCCCCTGACTCTCATTATAACACGTGTAATTGAACGTATCAATTGATGGTTGGACACTATAAGAAGATGAAATCCAATACGCACCAAATCCCATTTCAATGGCGCTAAAAATAAAATCCGTAATGATGATCCGGGTCTAAACCCAAGGTGAGATTTACTTTTGGAACGCCCCAAACACCACCGAATCAATTTTCTTGCGAATAAGCCCCTCTAAAACCCACGCGTGAAACGATTTCCATAACCATTTTTGTCTTTCCCGTATGATACACGAAATTTTCATTTTTGGATTTTAGAAGTTCTCTCGTAGCTTCATGCGGGTCAGGTATAGGTCGAATGACCGCCATTTCATCCACATTCAACTTATTGCCATCCTGATGCGACTTTAACGCCTGTACGAGCACAAACTGATTTGGGAATAACTCGCGAACCTCAGACCACAACATGAGCGATCACCTCCCGTTTCATTCGTTATCGCTATTGTACCATTTCGATCCTACGCGTAAAACGAGACCCATCGATCCATGTCAGCGACCCCTTCACAAAATAACAGCTTATTGATCAGCAAAAAATAAGAACAACGCATTGACGATCAACATCGCAATGATCATACCAATCACCATCGACCAATTGGTCATGTTTACGGCATATCCGATGATCGTTGTGAGGATCAGGCCAGCGGCTGAAAATGAGAAATTGAGGATGCGTCTTCTTTTTTTCTTGGAAGAGTTCTCTTCAATTTCCTCTAAAAAAGTGTCAAGAATACGATTGACTTCGCGATTGATACTGCCATCTGCGCGTTTATTATCTAAAATTTTAGACAACTGATCGTCACTGAATTCTTTCACTGGGAACTCACTACGAAGCTGGTCTTCAACATGTCGAGTTACAATATCCCTCAAATCACTCACAAGAATAAATCCTGTTCATTTCGAATGGTATCGGCAAGTCGTTTTGCGGATTCACGAATATGCCCCATTAAATGATCTCCCAGTGCTTTGGCCATATCATCAGACACACGCGAGATACCTTTTTGTTTTAAAAATTCCTGGATATCTCGATCCAAGTGTAACTTTGAAATGCTAACATCCTTGGCGTCCATATACTTACCATCTTGTTTCTCATAGGGTTTTAAGGGAATAGACGACAACGCAAAGAATCCGATCTGACAAATCTTGATACCTGGCGTCAGCCTGATCGGTACAGCGGAGTGGTTTATCGCCAGAAGACTGATATTTCCGCGATATCCTGGATTGAGATAATGTGCTGGACTAATCATAAGGCCCAGTGATTTGATACTATATCGTTCATAAACACGCGCACTTAGCGTCTCTGGAACGTTAATAAATTCATAGGTTTGTATCAAAACAGACTCTCCTGGTTTCAGGAAAAAGTCATTCTCAGAAAGATCGATCTCCAAATAATCATCTTCGAAAACTTCTTTTCCGAGGATGATCGATTCATTCGAATTGTACTTTCGAATCGTCTGCCCTAGCCTTAGATTGATCGTTGCACCTTCAAAATCATTAGGATCAAACGGAGTGATAAGCTCATGCGTAAGCGCCAGTTTTTGTAAATCACGATCACTGAGCAAGCTATCCCCTCCCATTTGATCACTTCAAACTCATTTTCCCACAGAGCGTCCTGAGTGACAATAAACAAATGGAGCGATTATGATCTCATTGTATTTTTGTCCGTGACATCCTTACAACGATCTCAACATCGGCAACGTCGCATCCTTCGCAGACAGCACAGCTTCTGCCTCCGTCACGGGCCAGTCGATCCCAATCGCCGGGTCGTTCCAGCGAATGCCGCGATCGTGTGCCGAAGAATAGTAGGCGTCGACCTTGTAGTGGATCTGCGTGTTCGGTTCGAGCGAGCAGAAACCGTGCGCGAACCCTTTCGGGATCAAGATCTGCTGTCGGTTCTCCGCGCTCAAGGTCACACCGACCCATTTGCCAAACGTCGGCGAGTCGCGGCGAATGTCCACAGCTACATCATACACAGAGCCTGTCAGCACTCTCAAAAGCTTCGTCTGGGCCATCGGCTCTTTCTGGTAGTGGAGCCCTCGCACCGTGCCTTTTTGCGCGGAGAGCGAGTGATTGTCCTGCACGAATTCGATGTCGATTCCGCGCGCCAAAAGAATGTCTCTGCGATAGCTCTCCATGAAGAATCCGCGCGCGTCGCCGTGCGCCGTTGGCGTAATCAAAAAGACGCCTGGCAGTCCTAGCGGTTCCACCTTTATCGCTCATCACTCCTCGCGCTCGACGTGGCGTAATGCTCGACATACCACGCGATCGTCGACAGAATTCCCTGCTCAAACGTCACGTCAGGCACCCAGCCAAACACATCCTGCATCTTCTTTGCGTCAATCGCATAGCGGCGGTCATGCCCCAGACGGTCGTCCACATACGAGATCAGAGTCTCCGGCTTCCCCAGCGTCTTTAGGATCAATCTAGCGATCTCAATATTTTTCCACTCATTGTGTCCACCCACGTTATACACCTGACCGACCGTCCCTTCACGCAGCACAAGGTCAATCGCGCGACAGTGATCCTCCACAAACAGCCAATCGCGCACATTCAGCCCGTCGCCATAGATCGGCAGAGGTTCATCTCGCAGTGCCTTGCGTATCAGCGTAGGGATCAGCTTCTCGTCATGCTGGTACGGTCCGTAGTTGTTCGAGCATCGCGTGATCAGCGTCGGCAGGCCAAACGTCTCGTGATACGCGCGCACCATCAAATCGGCGCCCGCCTTGCTCGCCGAGTATGGACTGTTCGCGGCAAGCGGCGTCTCCTCCGTGAAATACCCTTTTGCGCCAAGCGTCCCGTAGACTTCATCCGTCGAAACTTGCAGATAACGCTTCACGCCATGCTGTCTCGCCGCATCCAGCAGCACCTGCGTCCCCAGCACGTTCGTCTTTACGAAAATCCCCGGATCGGCGATGCTGCGATCGACGTGCGATTCAGCGGCAAAGTTGACCACTCCGTCCACCTGCTGCATCAGGCGATCAACAAGCACCGCGTCCGTGATGTCTCCCTGCACAAACGTATAGCGCGGATGACCGTCGAAAGAACGCAATGCCTCGCGATTGGCCGCATACGTAAGCGCGTCAAGGTTTACAATGTGCAGATCCGAATGCGTCTCAAGCATCATGCGAATAAAATGACAACCAATAAAGCCTGCGCCACCTGTCACCAACAGTCGCGAAACCATGCCATCCCCCGTTTCCAAGTCTACGCTTATGCATCTCTCAGCACGCGTCGCTCTACAGCGTATTCTCCCTACTGCACTTCGGCGCGGCTGTTATCCCCGAGCACAAACGTCAGTGCCTTCGGCCGTTCAATCACCTTGGAGATGTGAACGTTCTTCCCGATCAGGCTGCTGTCGATCCTTGTCGGAATATGCTCGATCACCGTATCTTGCAGGATGATGCTGTTTTCAAG is from Ferroacidibacillus organovorans and encodes:
- a CDS encoding DUF4855 domain-containing protein, with amino-acid sequence MHRNKRTVTSLSIALSLASALPLVSMQSQNAFANSSASSPSVTSATYGTATGAPAPTIAPTGTTTSSGSGGTSSSGTGTSTSAPPPSSTQTTVPSTTQTSAPAPSTSTPAQTSTSPVTPTPSTPVNPVTGAPLLPGAQDSATGAAPLVNFAHVGSVSWTSNGPADAQFQKLEKRYDAKLLGNPHWHGFLNQEGRTITVNLYYLHTINGLSIQMEQDPKAGIFYPSHVDFEVNLYGKWYMLGSVPTKIPQSASGNSTQWFAVQTHDLQASEFRIVFPVTNWVFTRNLGIWGSDFSVPTSQSLPNLPQVPKPFTQMMTIFDPRSAGIRNMMLAYSGSYGQMGTWTAKDFLPVTSYLLQNGQIGGRLFDTVLFLPYTLAQNQQAWLSYLNNLFAQNEQLSALNQAMAKTDQGMNKFGYNPYPKEKVVIALPYPSYHSGAWGLLGGQILSFKPTASDPGSVASRLTAIQWYLNTFLAKWKQAGFSNLSLAGFYLNDETVHYTFPGEVSLIQGTSQMVHKAGYPLFWIPFYDAGGIEDWQSLGINAAWIQPNYAIQGKAAPAGRVANTVQLAKDNGMGVELELPTAALISPLYRNLYLSSLHQFQQAGATGSVSHAMYAGSKVLTQAAYSTNPAVRALYDQTYAFLANQSNGVQVN
- a CDS encoding sulfotransferase family protein, whose product is MPNAKRKLILILGMHRSGTSVLTHMIHRLGVPLGVTLRATPDNPDGYFENENLVIVQESLLHALGRTWHSTEPMPDAWRETDIANEALEIMTKLVAYEFQNTDVFAFKDPRTCLLLPLWAHLIESLDLDARYVVMTRNPHEVAASLAARDGFTQEKSLALWQLHMNAIHAHLALVWQTRADQGKTAQSEATVIAYDALLDDPLRTLHKLSVALELSPASEEQLRSAASVVKRDMRHHTIAK
- a CDS encoding type II toxin-antitoxin system HicB family antitoxin: MTKDRYVYPAIFDYADDGISIRFPDLPGCLPCAQSTEDAMKNAREAMALHLYGMEQDCDAIPEATPINKLQVAENQAIVLVEAWMPPFRDEIEKKAVKKTLTIPKWLDDLAVDQHVNFSHLLQDALKRYLGVADKN
- a CDS encoding type II toxin-antitoxin system HicA family toxin; the encoded protein is METMKSYSSRELIKIIEADGWYFVRAVGDHHQYKHPTKPGKVTITHPVKDVPLGTVRSLFKQAKLPIPQ
- the dcd gene encoding dCTP deaminase, translating into MLSDRDLQKLALTHELITPFDPNDFEGATINLRLGQTIRKYNSNESIILGKEVFEDDYLEIDLSENDFFLKPGESVLIQTYEFINVPETLSARVYERYSIKSLGLMISPAHYLNPGYRGNISLLAINHSAVPIRLTPGIKICQIGFFALSSIPLKPYEKQDGKYMDAKDVSISKLHLDRDIQEFLKQKGISRVSDDMAKALGDHLMGHIRESAKRLADTIRNEQDLFL
- the rfbC gene encoding dTDP-4-dehydrorhamnose 3,5-epimerase gives rise to the protein MKVEPLGLPGVFLITPTAHGDARGFFMESYRRDILLARGIDIEFVQDNHSLSAQKGTVRGLHYQKEPMAQTKLLRVLTGSVYDVAVDIRRDSPTFGKWVGVTLSAENRQQILIPKGFAHGFCSLEPNTQIHYKVDAYYSSAHDRGIRWNDPAIGIDWPVTEAEAVLSAKDATLPMLRSL
- the rfbB gene encoding dTDP-glucose 4,6-dehydratase, with protein sequence MVSRLLVTGGAGFIGCHFIRMMLETHSDLHIVNLDALTYAANREALRSFDGHPRYTFVQGDITDAVLVDRLMQQVDGVVNFAAESHVDRSIADPGIFVKTNVLGTQVLLDAARQHGVKRYLQVSTDEVYGTLGAKGYFTEETPLAANSPYSASKAGADLMVRAYHETFGLPTLITRCSNNYGPYQHDEKLIPTLIRKALRDEPLPIYGDGLNVRDWLFVEDHCRAIDLVLREGTVGQVYNVGGHNEWKNIEIARLILKTLGKPETLISYVDDRLGHDRRYAIDAKKMQDVFGWVPDVTFEQGILSTIAWYVEHYATSSARSDER